A window of the Cystobacter fuscus genome harbors these coding sequences:
- a CDS encoding quinone oxidoreductase family protein gives MKAIRYHHIGGPEVLRLEDVPEPELGPGEVRLQVHAAGVNFADTERRRGLYDTKVPLPRILGSEAAGVVRAVGPGVDEALLGQRVVTLTTGCYAEFAKAPASGLVALPDEVSFEEAAAVPVQGLTAYHLLHTVARVQRGQSVLVHAAAGGVGVLAVQIARALGARVFGTVSSEAKARLVQELGVDEVIRYDREDVVTEVHRRTDGGGVDLVLDAVGASTWEASLRVLAPFGHLVSYGSASGRPPALDVETLYEKSLKVSAYWLHTRHPPGSHHRALESLIRDVADGRLRILIGLKLPLAEAAEAHRRLEGRETVGKVVLTVAG, from the coding sequence ATGAAAGCGATTCGCTACCACCACATCGGGGGCCCCGAGGTCCTGCGGCTCGAGGACGTGCCGGAGCCCGAGTTGGGGCCAGGGGAGGTCCGGCTCCAGGTCCACGCGGCCGGCGTGAACTTCGCGGACACGGAACGGCGCCGAGGGCTCTATGACACGAAGGTTCCCCTCCCGCGGATTCTCGGGAGCGAGGCCGCCGGAGTGGTCCGCGCGGTGGGGCCGGGAGTGGACGAGGCCCTCCTGGGACAACGGGTCGTCACGCTGACGACGGGGTGCTACGCCGAGTTCGCGAAGGCCCCCGCGAGTGGCCTCGTCGCCCTGCCAGACGAGGTGTCCTTCGAGGAAGCCGCCGCGGTGCCGGTGCAGGGCCTGACGGCGTACCACCTGCTGCACACGGTGGCCCGGGTACAACGGGGACAGTCCGTGCTCGTCCATGCGGCGGCGGGGGGCGTCGGGGTGCTGGCGGTGCAAATCGCCAGGGCCCTGGGCGCGCGCGTCTTCGGCACGGTCTCGAGCGAGGCCAAGGCCCGGCTCGTCCAGGAACTGGGTGTCGACGAGGTCATCCGCTACGACCGCGAGGACGTGGTGACGGAGGTCCACCGGCGCACGGACGGAGGGGGCGTGGACCTCGTGCTGGACGCGGTGGGGGCGAGCACGTGGGAGGCGAGTCTCCGGGTGTTGGCTCCCTTCGGACATCTGGTGAGCTATGGCTCGGCGAGTGGCCGGCCCCCCGCCCTGGACGTGGAGACCCTCTACGAGAAGTCATTGAAGGTGAGCGCGTACTGGCTGCACACGCGGCATCCTCCGGGGTCTCATCACCGGGCCCTCGAGTCGCTCATTCGCGACGTCGCGGACGGGAGACTTCGGATCCTCATTGGCCTGAAGCTGCCGCTGGCCGAGGCGGCCGAGGCACACCGGCGGCTGGAGGGCCGGGAGACGGTGGGCAAGGTGGTGCTGACCGTGGCGGGGTAG
- a CDS encoding M4 family metallopeptidase, protein MRTRMLAACLSLAVSGCGTELSESSAEQARAEEAGFGSLGDVQAALAALPSAEIVGSHDDGVPFMIKGRLSTPQGLAAGSSLSNIAAVFRLNPSELVRTRSHRDEQGHLHTRYGQTKNGLPVIGGEIILHQDATGLIYAANGSARDGEQAPTRPSIAGDAARSAALNATAGRHLATEGEPRLVYVRSSDGGTLKLVYEVVVTGEGATLPIRDHVFVNAVNGSIERRDADIHTALNRIVYSGKTNTVVRKEGDPPTGDVIVDTTYDNLGETYNCYKTLFNRDSYNNAGATLKATVHYGTNYVNAYWDGTQMVYGDGDGVNSLALGLDKDVTTHELTHAVTENESNLIYSGESGGLNESLSDIFASVCESWASGTWSTAPDIYKIGEDVWTPGTAGDALRYMDDPAKDGVSLDYWTSSAGSKDVHYSSGISNLAYALLTKGGTHPRGKSTTVVTAIGVEKAGRIFYRANTDYFTASTSFAQAKTYTGQVATALGYTSAEIASVAAAWTAVGVGVGVPPPPATLTNGVAKTGLGASTGSELYYYLDVPANTASSFVMNGGTGDADLYVKAGATPTTTAYDCRPYKTGNAESCAIAAQTTATRVYVMLRAYSTFSGVSLTGIY, encoded by the coding sequence ATGCGTACTCGGATGCTCGCGGCCTGCCTCTCACTCGCTGTCTCGGGTTGTGGAACGGAGTTGTCGGAATCATCCGCTGAACAGGCGCGTGCCGAGGAGGCCGGCTTCGGCTCGCTCGGGGATGTCCAGGCCGCGCTCGCGGCACTTCCCTCCGCCGAGATCGTGGGCTCGCACGACGATGGCGTTCCCTTCATGATCAAGGGCCGGTTGAGCACCCCCCAGGGCCTCGCCGCGGGCTCGTCACTGTCGAACATCGCCGCGGTGTTCCGCCTGAACCCCTCCGAGCTGGTGCGGACGCGCTCGCACCGGGACGAGCAGGGCCACCTCCATACCCGCTACGGCCAGACGAAGAATGGGCTGCCGGTGATCGGCGGAGAGATCATCCTCCACCAGGACGCCACCGGCCTCATCTACGCGGCCAATGGCTCGGCGCGTGATGGAGAGCAGGCCCCCACCCGGCCGAGCATCGCGGGTGACGCCGCGAGGAGCGCCGCCCTGAATGCCACCGCGGGCCGCCACCTCGCCACCGAGGGCGAGCCGCGTCTGGTGTACGTCCGCTCCAGCGACGGCGGCACGCTGAAGCTGGTCTATGAGGTCGTGGTGACGGGCGAGGGCGCGACGCTGCCCATCCGGGACCACGTGTTCGTCAACGCGGTGAACGGCTCCATCGAGCGGCGCGACGCGGACATCCACACGGCGCTCAACCGCATCGTCTACTCGGGGAAGACCAACACGGTCGTCCGCAAGGAGGGAGATCCCCCCACGGGAGACGTGATCGTGGACACGACCTACGACAACCTGGGCGAGACCTACAACTGCTACAAGACCCTGTTCAATCGCGACTCGTACAACAACGCGGGCGCGACACTGAAGGCCACGGTCCACTACGGCACCAACTACGTGAACGCCTATTGGGACGGCACGCAGATGGTGTACGGCGATGGCGACGGCGTGAACTCGCTCGCGCTCGGCCTGGACAAGGACGTGACCACGCACGAGCTCACCCACGCCGTGACCGAGAACGAGTCCAACCTCATCTACTCGGGCGAGTCCGGCGGGCTCAACGAGTCCCTCTCCGACATCTTCGCCAGCGTGTGCGAGAGCTGGGCCTCGGGCACCTGGTCCACGGCCCCGGACATCTACAAGATCGGCGAGGACGTCTGGACGCCGGGGACCGCCGGTGACGCGCTCCGCTACATGGACGACCCGGCCAAGGACGGCGTCTCGCTCGACTATTGGACGAGCAGCGCGGGCAGCAAGGACGTGCACTACAGCTCGGGCATCAGCAACCTGGCCTATGCGCTCCTGACCAAGGGCGGCACGCACCCGCGCGGCAAGAGCACCACGGTCGTGACGGCGATCGGCGTGGAGAAGGCCGGACGCATCTTCTACAGGGCCAACACGGACTACTTCACGGCCTCCACCTCCTTCGCCCAGGCGAAGACGTACACCGGACAGGTCGCGACGGCACTCGGCTACACCTCGGCGGAGATCGCCTCCGTGGCGGCGGCCTGGACCGCGGTGGGCGTGGGCGTCGGGGTGCCGCCCCCGCCCGCCACATTGACCAACGGCGTGGCGAAGACGGGCCTGGGCGCTTCCACGGGCAGCGAGCTGTACTACTACCTGGACGTGCCGGCCAACACGGCGTCCTCGTTCGTCATGAACGGTGGCACGGGAGACGCGGACCTGTACGTGAAGGCGGGCGCCACCCCGACCACGACCGCGTATGACTGCCGCCCGTACAAGACGGGCAATGCCGAGTCGTGCGCCATCGCGGCGCAGACCACGGCCACCCGCGTCTACGTGATGCTGCGCGCCTACAGCACCTTCTCCGGTGTATCGCTCACGGGCATCTATTAG
- a CDS encoding (2Fe-2S)-binding protein, with protein sequence MAPSDDDSDPKPTLPRLSRRDFFTGAGASALTATLVQSTAQAAASPPPVLGPEPASLSLTVNGRAVAVQADPATTLAEVLRNHLGLTGTKIGCDRGACSACTVWLDGEVAASCMTLALDARGRKITTIEGLARGDELHPVQRAFVENDALQCGFCTPGMVMSCAALVERNPKCTLEDVKQAVSGHLCRCGTYPNVFKATLAAAQAGGKTKGNS encoded by the coding sequence TTGGCCCCATCCGATGATGACTCCGACCCCAAGCCCACACTGCCCAGACTCAGCCGGCGGGATTTCTTCACCGGCGCGGGCGCGTCCGCGCTGACCGCCACGCTGGTCCAGTCCACCGCGCAGGCGGCCGCGTCCCCTCCACCAGTCCTGGGCCCCGAGCCCGCCTCGCTGTCCCTCACCGTCAATGGCCGCGCCGTGGCCGTCCAGGCCGATCCCGCCACGACCCTCGCCGAGGTGCTGCGCAATCACCTCGGCCTGACGGGAACGAAGATTGGCTGTGACCGCGGCGCCTGCTCGGCCTGCACGGTCTGGCTCGATGGCGAGGTCGCCGCGAGCTGCATGACGCTCGCCCTGGACGCCCGGGGCCGGAAGATCACCACCATCGAGGGACTCGCCCGGGGTGACGAGCTCCATCCGGTCCAGCGCGCCTTCGTGGAGAACGATGCGCTCCAGTGCGGGTTCTGCACGCCCGGCATGGTGATGAGCTGCGCCGCGCTGGTCGAGCGCAATCCGAAGTGCACGCTCGAGGATGTGAAGCAGGCGGTCAGCGGTCATCTGTGCCGGTGCGGCACCTATCCCAACGTCTTCAAGGCGACCCTCGCGGCGGCCCAGGCGGGTGGAAAGACAAAGGGGAACAGCTGA
- a CDS encoding xanthine dehydrogenase family protein molybdopterin-binding subunit, producing the protein MQDVKDTTGTQGAGSSAEGQKAPQAGPQKAPPPNPGPSRQQALSYGIVGQGLKEVTRRVPEDEPPPLPENAKLKSIGKPVSRLDGIEKVTGRARYTFDVQLPGMLWGKWVVSPLPHARIKSIDTSAAERAPGVRAVHVLELLLSTARLRDPKAEKGNRYPTVRYAGQPIAAVAADNPRAAEAAARLIKVEYEPQAHVTGIEEAMKENAPRVYPGPTEQPATAGGGGAPPGLPQNGNVRGPDTKPRGMGPRGDVAQGFRESDVVVEAEYRTQVQTHVPMEPHGLVADWRDEGLTLYASTQYIGSVRDEAAEHFDLPKSKVRVISDFTGGGFGAKYGIGNFGLLAIHLSRKARAPVRMILDRRDEHVSGGNRPNSIQRLKLGAKRDGTLVALQLQAYGSGGVAGGAGVGFAHGTLYACPNVHVEQYDVFTNTGPCAAFRAPGQAQGMFGLEQAVDELAEKLGMDPLALREKIDISGTDDCLARAHERRVGAERFGWNKRRPAGSDKGAIKRGMGVAQSQWLYLVHRNAACEVRVMGDGSVEAFSSTQDIGTGTRTILAQVVAEEFGLRPEEVGSHIGDSRYPGGPASGGSRVTSSLTPAARNAAWRCARDLATRLAPVLDTNADDIVFAAGKVMVKGKPASAMPFREAVKKARFQEISHRAERRDDYEGYMAVTPDMSISRHGIGGVQFAEVEVDTETGIVKVVRMVAVHDCGRPINPKLTESQIFGGVIQGVSYALYEERHLDAASGHQLNANVDQYKIVGSREVPSIEVILLEQLGAQSSTDARGVAEPANVATAAAVANAFYNATGKRIRTLPMTPANVLAALRA; encoded by the coding sequence ATGCAAGACGTCAAGGACACCACGGGTACCCAGGGAGCTGGCTCCTCCGCCGAAGGACAGAAGGCCCCGCAGGCGGGTCCCCAGAAGGCGCCGCCGCCGAACCCGGGACCCTCGAGGCAGCAGGCGCTCTCGTATGGGATTGTCGGCCAGGGATTGAAGGAGGTCACCCGGCGGGTCCCCGAGGACGAGCCCCCTCCCCTCCCCGAGAACGCGAAGCTCAAGTCCATCGGCAAGCCTGTCTCCCGCCTGGATGGAATCGAGAAGGTCACCGGCAGGGCCCGCTATACCTTCGATGTCCAGCTTCCCGGCATGCTCTGGGGCAAGTGGGTCGTCTCGCCGCTGCCCCATGCGCGCATCAAGTCCATCGATACCTCGGCGGCCGAGCGCGCTCCGGGAGTCCGAGCCGTTCACGTCCTGGAGCTGCTGCTGTCCACCGCGCGGTTGCGTGACCCCAAGGCGGAAAAGGGCAATCGCTATCCCACGGTCCGCTACGCGGGCCAGCCCATCGCGGCGGTCGCGGCCGACAACCCCCGCGCCGCCGAGGCCGCGGCACGGCTGATCAAGGTGGAATACGAGCCCCAGGCCCACGTCACCGGCATTGAGGAGGCGATGAAGGAGAACGCACCTCGCGTCTACCCCGGCCCCACCGAGCAGCCGGCGACGGCGGGAGGCGGAGGAGCGCCTCCAGGCCTCCCCCAGAATGGCAACGTGCGAGGTCCCGACACGAAGCCCCGGGGCATGGGCCCGCGCGGGGATGTCGCCCAGGGGTTTCGCGAGTCCGACGTGGTGGTCGAAGCGGAATACCGCACGCAGGTGCAGACCCACGTGCCCATGGAGCCGCATGGACTCGTCGCCGATTGGCGGGACGAGGGTCTCACCCTCTACGCCTCCACCCAATACATTGGCAGCGTCCGGGACGAGGCGGCCGAGCACTTCGATCTGCCGAAGAGCAAGGTCCGGGTGATCAGCGACTTCACCGGCGGCGGCTTCGGCGCGAAGTATGGAATTGGCAACTTCGGGCTGCTCGCCATCCATCTATCGCGCAAGGCCCGGGCGCCGGTGCGGATGATCCTGGATCGCCGGGACGAACATGTCTCGGGTGGCAATCGTCCCAACAGCATTCAACGGCTCAAGCTCGGCGCGAAGCGTGACGGCACCCTCGTGGCGCTCCAGCTCCAGGCGTATGGCAGCGGAGGCGTGGCCGGAGGCGCGGGGGTCGGCTTCGCGCATGGCACCCTCTATGCCTGCCCGAACGTGCACGTGGAGCAGTACGACGTCTTCACCAACACGGGGCCCTGCGCCGCCTTCCGGGCGCCCGGTCAGGCCCAGGGCATGTTCGGCCTGGAGCAGGCCGTGGACGAGCTGGCGGAGAAGCTCGGGATGGATCCGCTCGCGCTCCGGGAGAAGATCGACATCTCCGGGACGGATGATTGTCTGGCCCGGGCACATGAGCGCCGCGTGGGCGCCGAGCGGTTCGGCTGGAACAAGCGGCGGCCCGCGGGCTCGGACAAGGGAGCCATCAAGCGGGGCATGGGAGTCGCCCAGTCCCAGTGGCTCTACCTCGTCCACCGGAACGCCGCGTGCGAGGTGCGGGTGATGGGCGATGGTTCCGTCGAGGCCTTCAGCAGCACGCAGGACATCGGGACGGGGACTCGCACCATCCTGGCCCAGGTGGTGGCGGAGGAGTTCGGCCTGCGCCCCGAGGAGGTGGGTTCCCATATCGGCGACTCCCGCTATCCAGGCGGGCCCGCCTCCGGTGGGAGCCGGGTCACCAGCTCCCTGACTCCCGCCGCCCGGAATGCCGCTTGGCGCTGTGCCCGTGATCTGGCCACACGCCTCGCCCCCGTTCTCGACACGAACGCGGATGACATCGTCTTCGCGGCGGGCAAGGTGATGGTGAAGGGCAAGCCCGCGTCGGCGATGCCGTTTCGCGAGGCGGTCAAGAAGGCCCGGTTCCAGGAGATCTCCCACCGCGCCGAGCGCCGGGACGACTACGAAGGGTACATGGCCGTGACCCCGGACATGAGCATCAGCCGGCATGGAATTGGGGGCGTCCAGTTCGCCGAGGTCGAGGTCGATACCGAGACGGGCATCGTCAAGGTGGTGCGGATGGTCGCGGTGCACGACTGCGGGCGTCCCATCAATCCCAAGCTCACCGAGAGCCAGATCTTCGGAGGGGTGATTCAAGGCGTGAGCTACGCCCTCTACGAGGAGCGGCACCTGGATGCCGCGAGCGGCCACCAACTCAACGCCAACGTCGATCAATACAAGATCGTCGGCTCGCGCGAGGTGCCGAGCATCGAGGTCATCCTGCTCGAGCAGCTCGGGGCGCAGTCCTCGACGGACGCGCGTGGAGTCGCCGAGCCCGCCAACGTGGCGACGGCGGCGGCGGTGGCCAATGCCTTCTACAACGCGACGGGCAAGCGCATCCGCACGCTCCCGATGACGCCCGCGAATGTGCTCGCGGCGCTGCGCGCCTGA